A genomic window from Salvia hispanica cultivar TCC Black 2014 chromosome 5, UniMelb_Shisp_WGS_1.0, whole genome shotgun sequence includes:
- the LOC125186377 gene encoding probable apyrase 7: protein MVFSKLVEFVSSATTHLTVPKTSALQHKPGLPPTSGSLHGYTFSSAKNKVNLRFSSSLQDLSTYNQLDPEDDISSRSDRNSGHVLPQTFYQQENGATSFSKEKISLGPSGRKKWGRFICSLLCLLVFTCLCVALLFLYSNWSGGRSKFYVVLDCGSTGTRVYVYEASVNHQKDDNLPIVLRSLPESFKRKSRSQSGRAYNRMETEPGFDKLVHNVSGLKKAIKPLIRWAEKQIPEKSHKTTSLFLYATAGVRRLPNSDSDWLLNSAWSILKSSPFLCKKEWVKTLTGMEEAYYGWIALNYHTEVLGSIPKKETYGALDLGGSSLQVTFEGNPGNHEESSLKLSIGPVNHHLSAYSLTGYGLNDAFDKSVARLLKEVPQISNTDLVKGRVEIRHPCLQSGYKERYLCSLCASARLKDGIPPNERKELGKAAKRGVPVQLVGEPKWEACSALAKAAVNLSEWSDHMPGIDCNLQPCALAEKLPRPVGQFYAMSGFFVVYRFFNLTPDATLDHVLEKGREFCDKSWDAARKSVKPQPFVEQYCFRAPYIVLLLREGLHIKDKQVSVGSGSITWTLGVALFEAGKAFPNVGKLYSYQTLRVKIDPLVFFAILFASFFVLLCALSCIGHWRIPNLFRRSYLPLFSHNSGSSASVLNIPAPFRFQRWSPMNTGDGRVKMPLSPTVASNQQRPFDAGLGFGAGGIQFTDSSLYSSSSSVAHSYSSGSLGNVQFDYNFWTPNGSQMRLQSRRSQSREDLSNSIADAHFAKV from the exons TCATCCCTTCAAGATCTGTCTACTTATAACCAGCTTGATCCAGAAGATGATATTAGCTCTCGATCAGATAGAAATTCTGGTCATGTGCTACCACAAACTTTCTACCAGCAAGAAAATGGCGCAACAAGTTTTTCCAAGGAGAAGATATCATTAGGTCCGTCTGGAAGGAAAAAATGGGGTAGATTTATCTGCTCTCTCCTTTGTTTATTGGTGTTTACTTGTCTTTGTGTTGCCTTGTTATTTCTCTACTCAAACTGGTCTGGTGGACGTTCCAAATTCTATGTTGTTCTTGACTGTGGAAGCACCGGCACCCGCGTGTATGTGTATGAGGCATCAGTTAATCATCAAAAAGATGATAATCTTCCTATCGTATTAAGATCGCTACCTGAGAGTTTCAAGAGAAAATCTAGATCCCAGTCTGGGCGGGCATACAACAGAATGGAGACTGAACCTGGATTTGATAAATTAGTACATAATGTTTCTGGGTTgaagaaagcaattaaaccTCTTATCAGATGGGCTGAAAAACAAATTCCAGAAAAATCTCATAAGactacttctctctttctATATGCTACAGCTGGAGTTCGAAGGTTACCAAATTCAGATTCTGATTGGCTTCTTAATAGTGCTTGGTCAATTCTTAAGAGTTCCCCTTTCTTGTGCAAGAAGGAGTGGGTAAAGACTCTCACTGGCATGGAGGAAGCTTATTATGGATGGATAGCTCTAAATTATCATACAGAGGTCTTGGGGTCcattccaaaaaaggaaacataTGGTGCGCTCGACTTAGGTGGCTCGTCACTGCAAGTCACATTTGAAGGTAACCCTGGTAACCATGAGGAATCAAGCTTAAAGCTGAGTATTGGCCCTGTTAACCATCATCTAAGTGCATATTCCCTAACTGGATATGGACTCAATGATGCTTTTGACAAATCTGTAGCTCGTCTTTTAAAAGAGGTCCCTCAAATTAGCAACACAGATCTGGTTAAGGGAAGAGTGGAGATCAGACATCCTTGTTTGCAGTCTGGTTACAAAGAGCGATATCTATGTTCACTGTGTGCATCTGCTAGGCTAAAAGATGGGATTCCTCCTAACGAAAGGAAAGAATTAGGTAAAGCGGCAAAACGCGGCGTTCCAGTTCAGCTTGTTGGTGAGCCAAAGTGGGAAGCATGCAGTGCTCTAGCCAAAGCTGCTGTCAATTTGTCTGAATGGTCAGATCATATGCCGGGAATTGATTGCAATTTGCAGCCTTGTGCACTTGCAGAAAAACTTCCTCGCCCTGTCGGCCAGTTTTATGCTATGTCTGGCTTCTTTGTGGTGTATAGGTTTTTCAACTTGACTCCTGATGCTACACTGGATCATGTGTTAGAGAAGGGTCGTGAGTTTTGTGACAAAAGTTGGGATGCTGCAAGAAAAAGTGTTAAACCTCAGCCTTTTGTAGAACAATACTGTTTCAGGGCACCATATATCGTTCTTCTCTTGAGAGAAGGATTGCATATTAAGGATAAGCAGGTATCGGTTGGCTCTGGAAGCATCACTTGGACACTTGGAGTTGCTTTATTTGAAGCAGGCAAGGCATTTCCGAATGTGGGAAAGCTTTACAGCTACCAGACATTGAGGGTCAAGATAGATCCATTGgttttttttgccattttgttTGCTTCATTCTTCGTCTTGCTCTGTGCACTATCATGTATTGGCCATTGGCGGATTCCAAATCTCTTCCGAAGGTCATATCTCCCTCTTTTCAGCCATAACAGTGGATCATCAGCATCAGTGCTCAATATTCCAGCTCCTTTCCGATTCCAGCGCTGGAGTCCAATGAATACAG GGGATGGAAGGGTTAAGATGCCGCTGAGTCCTACAGTTGCAAGCAATCAGCAAAGGCCATTCGATGCCGGACTTGGTTTTGGTGCTGGGGGCATCCAGTTCACCGATTCATCGTTGTACTCTTCATCTAGCAGTGTAGCGCATAGTTATTCTTCAGGCAGCTTAGGGAATGTGCAATTTGACTACAACTTCTGGACACCAAACGGAAGTCAAATGCGCCTTCAGAGTAGGAGATCCCAATCTCGAGAAGACCTCAGTAATTCAATTGCTGATGCTCACTTTGCAAAGGTCTGA
- the LOC125186378 gene encoding DEAD-box ATP-dependent RNA helicase 18 codes for MAAVEDNNPNKALTTTRFSQLQPPLSQPLLQAISAAGFEFCTPVQAATIPLLCTYKDVAVDAATGSGKTLAFLLPLVEILRRAAPPKPHQVVGVVISPTRELALQIFKVAEPFIATLSNVRPMLLVGGAEVKADTTKIEEEGANLLIGTPGRLSDIMEHMKMLDFRNLEILILDEADRLLDMGFQKQVSSIISRLPKLRRTGLFSATQTEAVEELARAGLRNPVRVEVRSEIKRSKDVTSSQQIASSKTPSGLQMQYFQCEADQKPQQLIDLLLKNKAQKIIIYFMTCACVDYWGAVLPRLSLLKGFSLIPLHGKMKQAAREKALASFTSLSSGILLCTDVAARGLDIPGVDCIIQYDPPQDPNVFIHRVGRTARMGRQGTAIVFLLPKEEAYIEFLRIRRVPLEERQCSDEAPDIIPQIRLAAKKDREIMEKGVKAFVSYVRAYKEHQCSFIFRWKDLEIGKLGMGYGLLQLPAMPEVRHYSLSTQGFVPVEDIKLEDIKYKEKSREKQRKKNLVAKQAAKEQKKQQSKATTKASSSVATSKKTAKQRRAVQSTDDADELERDYRLLKKLKKGRIDENEFAKLTGTEEL; via the exons ATGGCCGCCGTTGAAGACAATAACCCAAACAAAGCTCTCACCACCACTAGGTTCTCCCAACTCCAACCGCCACTCTCCCAACCACTGCTCCAAGCTATTTCAGCCGCCGGTTTTGAGTTCTGCACACCGGTTCAGGCCGCCACCATACCCTTGCTATGCACCTACAAAGACGTTGCGGTCGACGCCGCCACTGGCTCTGGGAAAACCCTAGCCTTCCTCCTCCCCCTAGTTGAAATTCTCCGCCGCGCCGCCCCTCCCAAACCCCACCAG GTGGTGGGAGTAGTAATTTCTCCAACTAGGGAGTTGGCATTGCAGATATTTAAAGTTGCAGAGCCATTTATTGCGACATTGTCAAATGTTAGACCAATGCTATTAGTTGGAGGAGCTGAAGTGAAAGCTGATACCACTAAAATTGAAGAGGAAGGTGCTAATTTGTTAATCGGGACGCCTGGAAGGCTTAGTGATATAATGGAGCATATGAAAATGCTGGACTTTCGAAACCTTGAG ATATTGATTCTGGATGAAGCTGATCGGTTGTTAGACATGGGATTCCAGAAACAGGTAAGTTCAATCATATCTCGCTTACCAAAGCTTCGTAGGACCGGCCTTTTTTCAGCTACTCAAACCGAAGCAGTTGAAGAGCTAGCCAGAGCAGGATTAAGGAATCCTGTGAGGGTAGAAGTGCGATCTGAAATAAAAAGATCAAAGGATGTAACCTCTTCACAGCAAATTGCCTCTTCTAAAACTCCTTCAGGGCTCCAAATGCAG TATTTTCAATGTGAAGCAGACCAGAAACCTCAACAGCTCATTGATCTTCTCCTAAAAAACAAAGCccagaaaataattat CTATTTCATGACTTGTGCCTGTGTTGATTACTGGGGAGCTGTACTTCCACGACTTTCCTTATTGAAAGGATTCTCTCTGATCCCTCTTCATGGAAAGATGAAGCAG GCTGCAAGGGAGAAGGCATTAGCATCATTTACATCTCTTTCAAGCGGCATTCTTCTTTGCACTGATGTAGCAGCTCGTGGGCTTGACATTCCTGGTGTTGACTGCATTATACAG TATGACCCCCCACAGGATCCTAATGTGTTCATACACAGAGTTGGCCGAACTGCCCGAATGGGACGACAAGGAACTGCTATTGTGTTCTTGTTACCAAAG GAGGAAGCATACATTGAATTCCTCAGGATAAGGAGAGTTCCACTCGAAGAGAGACAATGTTCGGATGAGGCTCCCGATATCATACCCCAG ATACGTTTAGCAGCCAAAAAGGACCGTGAAATTATGGAGAAAGGAGTCAAGGCCTTTGTATCTTATGTTCGTGCTTATAAAGAACACCAATGTTCTTTTATCTTCAG GTGGAAAGATCTTGAAATCGGGAAGTTGGGGATGGGATATGGACTGTTGCAGCTCCCGGCGATGCCTGAAGTAAGGCACTACTCTCTATCCACCCAAGGTTTTGTTCCCGTTGAAGATATAAAACTGGAGGATATCAAGTACAA AGAAAAGTCTCGGGAGAAGCAAAGGAAGAAAAACCTGGTAGCGAAACAGGCTGCAAAAGAGCAAAAAAAGCAGCAGTCAAAAGCAACGACGAAAGCTTCTAGCTCTGTGGCCACAAGTAAGAAAACAGCCAAACAGAGACGAGCTGTTCAATCAACAGATGATGCAGATGAGTTAGAACGGGATTATCGCCTCctgaagaaattgaaaaaaggtAGGATCGATGAAAATGAATTTGCAAAATTAACTGGAACAGAGGAATTATGA
- the LOC125186452 gene encoding cytochrome c-type biogenesis CcmH-like mitochondrial protein, which produces MENGDEVRQDRVVEARARNISHNVRCTECGSQSIEDSQADIAILLRKLIRDEIRSGKNDKEIYKKLEEDFGETVLYAPKFDIQTAAIWLAPLTLTGGAVLIWAFKRYRRKNNVHIMALDLVRGVPLTPKEKEAMLELLTPPSTRWWRKWLPR; this is translated from the exons ATGGAGAATGGGGATGAAGTGAGACAAGATCGAGTGGTTGAAGCACGGGCCAGAAATATAAGCCACAACGTGCGGTGCACTGAATGTGGTAGTCAATCTATTGAAGACTCGCAAGCTGACATTGCCATTCTCCTCCGCAAG TTAATACGAGATGAGATTCGGTCTGGTAAAAATGACAAAGAGATCTACAAGAAGCTGGAGGAAGATTTTGGAGAGACAGTGCTTTATGCACCAAAATTCGATATACAAACAGCGGCTATATGGCTGGCACCG cTTACACTTACTGGCGGCGCCGTGTTGATATGGGCATTCAAGAGATACAGGCGAAAGAACAACGTGCATATCATGGCCCTAGACCTCGTCCGAGGAGTCCCATTGACTCCGAAGGAGAAGGAGGCGATGCTTGAGCTTCTGACGCCACCTTCTACTCGATGGTGGAGAAAATGGCTTCCTCGATGA